Proteins co-encoded in one Podarcis muralis chromosome 12, rPodMur119.hap1.1, whole genome shotgun sequence genomic window:
- the TMEM158 gene encoding transmembrane protein 158 — translation MPLPRALLLPALLAALAPPCRGWSAPEPELALPPVNASSSTPLAGSSGGREARPTATAAPSPHRRPPAPQQQQPPPPREDPPCNISVQRQMLSSLLVRWSPLGFQCDLVLFSTSGPGGRAFFSAAFHRVGPPPLLIEHVGLAAGGVQQDLRLCVGCSWARGRRVGRLRSGVANPAPAAAASSSSNSALSSSLPSPEQQGDRLHFCCLDFSLEELKGDPGWRMNRKPIESTLVACFMTLVIIVWSVAALIWPVPIIAGFLPNGMEQRRSAAAAAAASGSTSGAAAAATAK, via the coding sequence ATGCCGCTGCCGCGGGCGCTGCTCCTCCCGGCGCTGCTGGCCGCCTTGGCGCCTCCGTGCCGAGGCTGGTCCGCTCCGGAGCCCGAGCTGGCGCTGCCGCCCGTCAACGCCTCTTCTTCGACGCCCTTGGCGGGCTCCTCAGGAGGGCGGGAAGCGCGCCCCACCGCCACGGCGGCCCCTTCGCCCCACCGCCGCCCCCCGgcgcctcagcagcagcagccgccgccgccccgcgagGACCCTCCGTGCAACATCAGCGTGCAGCGCCAGATGCTGAGCTCGCTGCTGGTGCGCTGGAGCCCGCTGGGCTTCCAGTGCGACCTGGTGCTCTTCTCCACCAGCGGCCCCGGCGGGCGCGCCTTCTTCTCGGCCGCCTTCCACCGCGTggggccgccgccgctgctcatCGAGCACGTcgggctggcggccggcggcgtcCAGCAGGATCTGCGCCTGTGCGTGGGCTGCAGCTGGGCCCGGGGCAGGCGCGTGGGGCGCCTCCGCTCGGGGGTCGCCAACCCGGCGCCCGCCGCagccgcctcttcctcctccaactccgcgctctcctcctccctgccctctCCGGAGCAGCAAGGCGACCGGCTGCATTTCTGCTGCCTCGATTTCAGCCTGGAAGAGCTGAAGGGGGACCCCGGCTGGAGGATGAACCGAAAGCCCATCGAGTCCACCTTGGTGGCTTGCTTCATGACGCTCGTCATCATCGTGTGGAGCGTGGCCGCCCTCATCTGGCCGGTGCCCATCATCGCCGGGTTCCTGCCCAACGGCATGGAGCAGAGGAGGagcgccgctgctgccgccgccgcctcgggaAGCACAtctggagcagctgcagcagccaccGCCAAATGA